A genomic stretch from Corynebacterium sp. 21KM1197 includes:
- a CDS encoding RNA polymerase-binding protein RbpA translates to MADRVLRGSRMGAVSYETDRDHDLAPRQMVKYRTESGEIYEVPFADDAEIPGEWMCKNGQLGILIEGEGVDAKPVKPPRTHWDMLRERRSIEELDELLEERIEALRKRRRNAAKLLKQQKEEEAAKAGK, encoded by the coding sequence ATGGCAGATCGGGTGCTTCGAGGCAGCCGCATGGGTGCGGTCAGCTACGAGACGGATCGGGATCACGACCTGGCCCCCCGCCAGATGGTGAAGTACCGCACGGAATCCGGGGAGATCTACGAGGTTCCCTTTGCGGACGACGCCGAGATCCCCGGCGAGTGGATGTGCAAGAACGGCCAGTTGGGCATTCTCATCGAGGGCGAGGGCGTGGACGCCAAGCCCGTGAAGCCCCCGCGCACCCACTGGGACATGCTGCGGGAGCGCCGCAGCATCGAGGAACTGGATGAACTGCTAGAGGAGCGCATTGAGGCGCTGCGCAAGCGCCGCCGCAACGCCGCCAAGCTCCTTAAGCAGCAGAAGGAAGAGGAAGCGGCCAAGGCCGGGAAGTAA
- a CDS encoding ABC transporter family substrate-binding protein: protein MKKISLIALLIAATLGLASCNSMQEVELAVSPNGAANKKDPGELRQGGTLTLPISEIPEQQNPLHANATAPVSTLWGWYMPQMMSSDSEGNLSPNSHYLLDVSEEVREGKTVVTYTLNPQATFNDGTALDWRTFENTWRINRGDDDAYQLSSSDGYNQIESVRPGADEKQAVVTYRHTYPWWRGLFGQLLHPSVTTAEDFNEGFLHHLPNEWGAGPYRVESVDYPGGTVTFVPNEKWWGSTPKLDKVIFRQMESQASLNAFRAGEIDSVNISNKNHLAAVLGMGKQAELHTALDTIVILLSLNAESPVLSDIAVREAVMSGIDRSLLATIQFTGMGYTEDLPGSMTFLQNQEGYADILGELISFDPDYARDLLDRAGWVESGDGIRVKEGERLTLRYPLFGDSAAQKAISTALQKMLRNIGVELKIQSRPSADFAKVLEEKDFDLIGSAVVKNDPNGTTYFRQQYYSDSTLNLSSTGTAEIDAMIDELEKLPTAEEQNARAVEIERVALGQFGLMPYANGPLTVAVKPGLANVGSLTFGLIPKENIGWVK, encoded by the coding sequence ATGAAGAAAATATCGCTCATCGCCCTGCTCATCGCCGCGACCCTGGGCCTGGCCTCCTGTAACTCCATGCAGGAGGTGGAACTAGCGGTATCGCCCAACGGAGCCGCCAATAAAAAGGACCCGGGAGAGTTGCGCCAGGGTGGCACTCTTACGCTGCCCATCAGCGAGATCCCGGAGCAGCAAAACCCCCTACACGCCAATGCCACGGCCCCCGTGTCCACGCTGTGGGGCTGGTATATGCCACAGATGATGTCCAGCGATAGCGAGGGGAACCTCTCGCCCAACTCCCATTACCTCCTCGATGTGAGCGAAGAGGTCCGCGAGGGCAAAACCGTGGTGACCTATACCCTCAATCCCCAGGCCACCTTCAACGACGGCACGGCGCTAGACTGGCGCACCTTTGAAAACACCTGGCGCATTAACCGGGGAGACGACGATGCCTATCAACTTTCCTCCTCGGACGGCTATAACCAGATCGAGTCCGTGCGCCCCGGCGCGGACGAGAAGCAGGCGGTGGTGACCTATCGCCACACCTATCCCTGGTGGAGGGGGCTCTTTGGCCAACTCCTTCACCCGAGCGTTACCACGGCCGAGGACTTCAACGAGGGCTTCCTCCACCACCTGCCCAACGAGTGGGGTGCCGGGCCGTACCGGGTGGAATCGGTGGATTATCCCGGCGGCACCGTTACCTTTGTGCCCAATGAGAAGTGGTGGGGGAGCACCCCGAAGTTAGACAAGGTGATATTCCGGCAGATGGAATCACAGGCCTCCCTCAACGCCTTCCGCGCCGGGGAAATAGATTCCGTAAATATTTCCAATAAGAATCACCTGGCCGCCGTCCTGGGCATGGGCAAGCAGGCGGAACTCCACACGGCCTTAGATACCATCGTCATTCTGCTGAGCCTCAACGCGGAGTCACCCGTTCTCTCGGACATCGCCGTGCGCGAGGCCGTGATGTCCGGCATTGATCGCTCCCTGCTGGCCACGATCCAGTTCACCGGCATGGGGTACACGGAGGATCTACCCGGTTCCATGACCTTCCTGCAAAACCAAGAGGGCTACGCGGACATCCTGGGCGAACTCATCTCCTTTGATCCCGATTACGCCCGCGACCTCCTCGACCGGGCAGGGTGGGTGGAATCGGGCGACGGTATCCGCGTGAAGGAAGGGGAGCGGCTGACCCTGCGGTACCCCCTCTTTGGCGATAGTGCCGCCCAGAAGGCCATCTCCACCGCGCTGCAAAAGATGCTGCGCAATATCGGGGTGGAGTTAAAGATACAGTCCCGCCCCTCGGCGGACTTCGCCAAGGTCCTGGAAGAAAAGGACTTTGATCTCATCGGTTCCGCCGTTGTCAAAAATGATCCCAATGGCACCACGTATTTCCGCCAGCAGTACTACTCCGATTCCACGCTCAATTTGTCCAGCACCGGCACGGCGGAGATTGACGCGATGATTGATGAATTGGAAAAACTCCCCACGGCGGAGGAACAAAATGCCAGGGCCGTGGAGATAGAGCGGGTGGCCCTGGGCCAATTTGGCCTCATGCCCTACGCCAACGGCCCCCTCACGGTGGCCGTCAAACCGGGGCTGGCCAACGTTGGTTCCCTGACCTTTGGGCTCATACCCAAGGAGAATATCGGGTGGGTGAAGTAA
- a CDS encoding YceI family protein yields the protein MLRNRKLIITIFIIAITLIAVLSILPTVISAMNGPGVKTEGLNPQGAKAASISMNGHWKVTARAGENTTSAGYTFHEILPGDKRVTSGSTTKVEGSLNVDNDTLTGGLITVDMTEVASDNERRDINVRTKILETDKYPTADFEVTAPVDLSGVPDDGTMGEVTVPGKLTLHGHTKDVSPTMKVLRSDDSVVVSTDIPLNRADYQVETPDFVAASIDEEGHINIRLALEKAA from the coding sequence ATGCTGCGTAACCGCAAGCTCATCATCACCATCTTCATCATCGCCATCACGCTCATCGCCGTGCTCTCCATCCTGCCCACGGTGATCAGCGCGATGAACGGACCCGGGGTGAAAACGGAAGGGCTCAACCCGCAGGGCGCCAAGGCGGCGTCGATAAGCATGAATGGACACTGGAAGGTCACCGCGCGAGCGGGGGAGAACACCACCTCGGCCGGGTACACCTTCCACGAGATCCTGCCCGGCGATAAGCGCGTTACCTCCGGTTCCACCACCAAGGTGGAGGGTTCCCTCAACGTGGATAATGACACACTCACCGGCGGCCTCATCACGGTGGACATGACGGAGGTGGCCTCCGATAACGAGCGGCGCGACATCAACGTGCGCACCAAGATCCTGGAAACGGATAAGTACCCCACCGCGGACTTCGAGGTTACCGCGCCCGTGGACCTCTCCGGGGTGCCTGACGACGGCACCATGGGGGAGGTCACCGTGCCCGGCAAACTCACGTTGCACGGGCACACCAAGGATGTCAGCCCCACGATGAAGGTTTTGCGTAGCGACGACTCCGTGGTGGTCTCCACCGACATTCCCCTCAACCGGGCCGATTATCAGGTGGAAACGCCGGACTTTGTGGCGGCCTCCATTGATGAGGAGGGGCACATCAATATCCGCCTGGCCCTGGAGAAGGCCGCATGA